One window of the Clostridium sp. MB40-C1 genome contains the following:
- a CDS encoding response regulator: MSKDKILIVDDEVHIQELIKFNLENNGYEVLCASDGIEALKTAKKHMPQLILLDVMLPGMDGYDVCKEIRKDNTISNIPIIMITAKGEELDKILGLELGADDYIIKPFSVRELVARVKAVLRRTRIQYTDNVYCFGNVSIDFQKHEILKDDEKIDLTLKEFELLEVLIKNKGRVMTRDFLLDKIWGYEYIGETRTVDVHIRHLRKKVEEDDKNPRYIETIRGIGYRFNLGE; encoded by the coding sequence ATGAGTAAAGATAAAATTTTAATTGTAGACGATGAAGTACATATACAAGAACTTATAAAATTTAATTTAGAGAATAATGGATATGAGGTTTTATGTGCTAGCGATGGAATAGAAGCTTTAAAAACTGCTAAAAAACATATGCCTCAGTTAATTTTATTAGACGTGATGCTTCCAGGAATGGATGGATATGATGTGTGTAAAGAGATTAGAAAAGATAATACTATATCCAATATACCTATAATAATGATTACTGCTAAGGGAGAGGAACTAGATAAGATTCTAGGATTAGAATTAGGGGCAGATGATTATATAATCAAACCTTTTTCAGTAAGAGAATTAGTAGCTAGAGTAAAGGCAGTTTTAAGAAGAACTAGAATACAATATACGGATAATGTATATTGTTTTGGAAATGTAAGTATTGATTTTCAAAAGCATGAAATACTAAAAGATGACGAGAAGATAGATTTAACTTTAAAAGAATTTGAATTGCTTGAAGTATTAATAAAAAATAAAGGAAGAGTTATGACTAGGGATTTTTTATTAGATAAAATATGGGGATATGAATATATAGGAGAGACAAGAACTGTTGATGTTCACATAAGACACTTAAGAAAAAAAGTGGAAGAAGATGATAAAAACCCCAGATATATTGAAACTATAAGAGGTATTGGATACAGGTTCAATTTAGGTGAATAA
- the spoIIGA gene encoding sigma-E processing peptidase SpoIIGA yields the protein MIIYMDIFFIQNFIVNLFLLYITSQTLKINIKIKNNIFAAVFGAIYAVLTICTSFKFLFYIPVKLLIAISMVLISFNKKDFLFNTKAVIMFILYSILLGGMCIFIEFNKSSSIDLSFKGFSYKSLICSLMAIYIVIHRMVIHIRDRKKIDQLIYDVEIIDDNFEEKVKAFFDTGNELREPATNLPVMIVERSLFHNLNIEDKDKFIIPYRVVNGFSAKLEGFKPKMIKIYKDNEVESCQVIIALCENKLSQLNDYNALLSRGIF from the coding sequence TTGATAATTTATATGGATATATTTTTTATTCAAAATTTTATTGTGAATTTATTTTTACTATATATTACATCTCAAACTTTGAAAATTAATATTAAAATTAAAAATAATATTTTTGCAGCTGTTTTTGGTGCCATATATGCGGTTCTTACTATTTGCACTAGTTTTAAATTCTTATTTTATATTCCAGTAAAATTACTTATTGCTATAAGTATGGTTTTAATATCTTTTAATAAAAAAGATTTTCTATTTAATACAAAAGCAGTTATTATGTTTATTTTATATTCAATTCTTTTAGGAGGGATGTGTATATTCATTGAATTTAATAAAAGCTCAAGTATTGATCTAAGTTTTAAAGGTTTTTCTTACAAATCATTGATTTGTTCTTTAATGGCAATATATATAGTCATACATAGAATGGTTATTCATATAAGGGACAGAAAAAAAATAGATCAATTAATATATGATGTTGAGATTATTGACGATAATTTTGAAGAAAAAGTTAAAGCATTTTTTGACACAGGTAATGAATTAAGAGAGCCAGCTACAAATTTGCCAGTTATGATTGTTGAGAGAAGTTTATTTCACAATCTAAATATTGAAGATAAGGATAAGTTTATTATTCCTTATAGAGTTGTTAATGGATTTTCAGCAAAGTTAGAGGGATTTAAACCTAAAATGATAAAAATCTATAAAGACAATGAAGTTGAAAGTTGCCAGGTCATAATTGCATTATGTGAAAATAAGTTGAGTCAATTAAATGATTATAATGCTTTATTATCAAGAGGAATTTTTTAA
- the ftsZ gene encoding cell division protein FtsZ: MLDFDVDVQQFAQIKVIGCGGGGNNAVNRMIKEGLKNVEFIGINTDKQALAVSQASLKIQVGDKLTKGLGAGANPEIGRKAAEESKDEISQSIKGADMVFITAGMGGGTGTGAAPVVAEIAKSMGILTVGVVTKPFPFEGRKRMLHAEMGIKNLKETVDTLVTIPNERLLAMVDKKTSLMEAFKLADEVLKQGVQGISDLITIPGLVNLDFADVRTIMLDKGLAHMGVGNGTGDNRAQEAAKQAISSPLLETSIIGATGVLLNVTGGADLGLLEINEAAEIVQEAADPDANIIFGAVIDENLKDEIRITVIATGFEEKAESERPTMSCEPENKEKTFNDKEEFKPSFEETAASRESRYEEMDLEVPAFLRRHHR; the protein is encoded by the coding sequence GTGCTAGATTTCGATGTAGATGTTCAACAATTTGCACAAATAAAGGTAATAGGTTGCGGTGGAGGAGGAAACAATGCCGTTAACAGAATGATTAAAGAAGGTCTTAAAAATGTTGAATTTATCGGTATAAATACAGATAAACAAGCATTAGCGGTTTCTCAAGCTTCTCTTAAAATCCAAGTTGGAGATAAACTAACAAAAGGTTTAGGAGCAGGAGCTAATCCTGAGATAGGAAGAAAAGCTGCAGAAGAAAGCAAGGATGAAATTTCACAATCTATAAAAGGGGCTGATATGGTCTTTATTACAGCAGGAATGGGTGGTGGAACAGGTACAGGGGCAGCACCGGTTGTTGCTGAAATAGCTAAATCTATGGGGATTTTAACTGTTGGAGTTGTAACCAAACCATTTCCTTTTGAGGGAAGAAAAAGAATGCTTCATGCTGAAATGGGTATAAAAAATTTAAAAGAAACAGTAGATACTTTAGTAACTATTCCTAATGAAAGATTATTAGCTATGGTTGATAAAAAAACTTCATTAATGGAAGCTTTTAAATTAGCTGATGAAGTATTAAAACAGGGTGTACAAGGTATTTCAGATTTGATAACTATTCCTGGACTTGTAAACCTAGATTTTGCAGACGTGAGAACTATTATGTTAGATAAAGGACTAGCTCATATGGGAGTTGGTAATGGAACTGGGGATAATAGAGCTCAAGAAGCAGCTAAACAAGCAATATCAAGTCCATTATTGGAAACGTCTATTATAGGAGCAACAGGTGTATTGTTAAATGTCACTGGTGGAGCAGATTTAGGATTGCTTGAAATAAATGAGGCTGCTGAAATAGTTCAAGAAGCAGCGGATCCTGATGCTAATATTATTTTTGGTGCTGTAATTGATGAAAATTTAAAAGATGAGATAAGAATTACGGTTATTGCTACAGGATTTGAAGAAAAGGCAGAGAGTGAAAGACCAACAATGTCTTGTGAGCCTGAAAATAAGGAAAAAACATTTAATGATAAAGAGGAGTTTAAACCATCATTTGAGGAAACAGCTGCCTCTAGAGAATCAAGATATGAAGAGATGGATTTAGAGGTGCCAGCCTTTTTAAGAAGACATCACAGATAA
- the sigG gene encoding RNA polymerase sporulation sigma factor SigG: MIINKVEICGVNTAKLPVLKEKEMKELLLKMKDGDSSSREKFIKGNLRLVLSVIQRFNNRGENVDDLFQVGCIGLIKAIDNFDLSQNVKFSTYAVPMIIGEIRRYLRDNNSIRVSRSLRDIAYKALQVRDRLVGKENKEPTISQIAKELNLPREEVVFALDAIQDPVSLFEPIYHDGGDALYVMDQISDSKSVDESWLENISIKEAMKKLNDREKLILNMRFFQGRTQMEVADEIGISQAQVSRLEKTALKHMRKYV, from the coding sequence ATGATAATAAACAAAGTAGAAATTTGTGGGGTAAATACTGCAAAATTACCTGTTTTAAAAGAAAAAGAGATGAAGGAATTGTTACTAAAGATGAAAGATGGTGACTCTAGTTCAAGAGAAAAGTTTATAAAAGGAAATTTGAGGCTTGTATTAAGTGTAATCCAGAGGTTCAATAATAGAGGAGAAAATGTGGATGATTTATTCCAAGTAGGGTGTATCGGACTTATAAAAGCAATTGACAACTTTGATTTAAGCCAAAACGTTAAGTTTTCTACCTATGCAGTTCCTATGATTATTGGAGAGATAAGAAGATATTTAAGAGATAATAATTCAATAAGAGTAAGCAGATCACTTAGAGATATTGCTTATAAAGCTTTGCAGGTAAGGGATAGACTTGTAGGTAAAGAAAACAAGGAGCCTACTATTTCTCAAATTGCTAAAGAATTAAATCTTCCTAGAGAAGAAGTAGTTTTTGCATTAGATGCTATTCAAGATCCAGTATCTTTATTTGAACCTATATATCATGATGGAGGAGATGCTTTATATGTAATGGATCAAATTAGTGATAGCAAAAGTGTTGATGAAAGTTGGTTAGAGAACATATCTATAAAAGAGGCTATGAAAAAATTAAATGATAGAGAAAAATTAATATTAAATATGAGGTTTTTTCAAGGAAGAACGCAAATGGAAGTAGCTGATGAAATAGGGATTTCTCAAGCTCAAGTTTCACGTCTTGAAAAAACAGCATTAAAACATATGAGAAAATATGTATAG
- the sigE gene encoding RNA polymerase sporulation sigma factor SigE has product MLLALNRFLTRFKIFIKGVYFIGGNDALPPPLSKEEEENLVGRIKDEGENVRSTLIERNLRLVVYIARKFENSGILVEDLISVGTIGLIKAVNTFDPEKKIKLATYASRCIENEILMYLRRNNKVKAEISFYEPLNTDWDGNKLLLSDILGTENDTVYNLIEDEVDKQLLFIAMRKLSEREKEIIKLRFGLSGTGERTQKQVADILGISQSYISRLEKRIIKRLKKEINKMV; this is encoded by the coding sequence ATATTATTAGCTTTAAACAGATTTCTTACAAGATTTAAAATTTTTATTAAGGGTGTTTACTTTATAGGTGGGAATGATGCTCTCCCACCTCCACTTTCAAAGGAGGAAGAGGAGAACCTAGTTGGAAGAATAAAAGATGAAGGAGAAAATGTGAGAAGTACATTAATAGAAAGAAATTTGAGACTAGTTGTATATATAGCAAGAAAATTTGAAAATTCAGGTATTTTAGTTGAGGATTTAATATCCGTTGGCACTATAGGATTAATTAAAGCAGTAAACACTTTTGACCCTGAGAAGAAGATTAAATTAGCTACTTATGCTTCAAGGTGTATAGAAAATGAAATATTAATGTACTTAAGAAGGAACAATAAAGTGAAGGCTGAAATTTCTTTTTATGAGCCTTTAAATACAGATTGGGATGGAAATAAACTTCTTCTATCAGATATATTAGGTACTGAAAATGATACTGTGTATAATTTAATTGAAGATGAAGTTGATAAGCAACTTTTATTTATTGCTATGAGAAAGTTAAGTGAAAGGGAGAAAGAAATAATAAAATTAAGGTTTGGTTTAAGTGGTACTGGAGAAAGAACGCAAAAGCAAGTGGCAGATATTTTAGGTATATCTCAATCTTATATTTCTAGGCTAGAAAAACGTATTATAAAAAGATTAAAAAAAGAAATTAATAAAATGGTATAG
- the pgeF gene encoding peptidoglycan editing factor PgeF, with translation MYILNKRIVNIENYKFLQFVESGAEIFFSTAEGGLDFNKSTKEGLKNIDNIKKWFHVSEVGYLNQVHSDLVHIYNREIRDGDALITNEKGIAIGVFTADCVPIIIFDKKNKVAAAVHSGWRGTIKSICINAINRMIKEFNTSIEDLLIYIGPHNQNCCYEVSEELINDFKSLSLYENSNISEDRKLNLQKCILIQLNSLGVNEHQVKTLDICTFCNADYSMHSYRKDKEKSGRMFSFILLR, from the coding sequence GTGTATATTTTGAATAAGAGAATAGTTAATATAGAAAATTATAAATTTTTACAATTTGTAGAAAGTGGTGCTGAAATATTTTTTTCAACAGCTGAAGGCGGTTTGGATTTTAACAAGAGTACAAAAGAAGGTCTTAAAAATATAGATAATATAAAAAAATGGTTTCATGTATCAGAAGTTGGATATTTAAATCAGGTTCATAGTGATCTAGTACATATTTATAATAGAGAAATACGAGATGGAGATGCACTTATAACCAACGAAAAAGGGATTGCTATAGGGGTTTTTACCGCAGATTGTGTACCAATAATTATATTTGATAAAAAAAATAAAGTTGCTGCTGCTGTTCACAGTGGTTGGAGAGGAACAATAAAGTCTATATGTATAAATGCTATAAATAGGATGATAAAAGAATTTAATACTTCTATAGAGGATTTGTTGATATATATAGGACCACATAATCAAAACTGCTGTTATGAGGTTAGTGAGGAACTAATAAATGATTTTAAGTCTTTAAGTTTATATGAGAATTCTAATATATCAGAAGATAGAAAGTTAAATTTACAGAAATGTATTTTAATTCAGCTAAATAGTTTGGGGGTAAATGAGCATCAGGTCAAAACTTTAGACATATGTACTTTTTGTAATGCTGATTATAGTATGCATTCTTATAGAAAAGATAAAGAAAAGAGTGGGAGAATGTTTTCTTTTATTTTACTTAGATGA
- the nrdR gene encoding transcriptional regulator NrdR → MKCPYCGFEESKVVDSRSTEDHRAIRRRRECLKCNKRYTTYEKVDDIPVLVIKRDCNREYFDKSKIISGLVKACQKRPVSRVQIDGIADEVEKKLSNDMITEIKSEIIGEMIMERLKDIDEVSYVRFASVYRQFKDVNTFIDEIKHLLSNKKCSK, encoded by the coding sequence TTGAAGTGCCCCTACTGTGGCTTTGAAGAGAGCAAGGTTGTTGACTCAAGATCTACAGAGGATCATAGAGCAATTAGAAGAAGAAGAGAATGTCTAAAGTGTAATAAAAGATACACTACATATGAGAAGGTAGATGACATACCTGTATTAGTTATAAAAAGAGATTGTAATAGGGAGTATTTTGATAAGTCTAAAATAATTAGTGGACTTGTGAAAGCTTGTCAAAAGAGACCTGTATCAAGGGTTCAAATAGATGGTATTGCAGATGAAGTTGAAAAAAAATTATCTAATGACATGATTACTGAAATTAAATCAGAAATTATAGGTGAAATGATAATGGAGAGATTAAAAGATATAGATGAAGTTTCTTATGTGAGATTTGCTTCTGTATATAGACAATTTAAAGATGTTAATACTTTCATTGACGAAATAAAACATTTGTTATCAAATAAAAAATGCTCCAAATAA
- a CDS encoding YlmC/YmxH family sporulation protein — MELYSIGNLKLMEVIDINTGSKIGYIRDLKIDCNDHKVISMIIPAEKISWFGKNDYIEIPWDKIVKIGVDVILVNENNILRNEK, encoded by the coding sequence ATGGAATTATATTCAATAGGTAATTTGAAATTAATGGAAGTTATAGACATAAATACTGGATCTAAAATTGGATATATTAGAGATTTGAAAATAGATTGTAATGACCATAAAGTAATATCAATGATAATACCTGCAGAAAAAATTTCTTGGTTTGGCAAAAATGATTATATTGAAATACCTTGGGATAAAATTGTTAAAATAGGTGTTGACGTTATACTGGTAAATGAAAATAATATTTTAAGAAATGAGAAATAG